One part of the Sorangiineae bacterium MSr11954 genome encodes these proteins:
- a CDS encoding outer membrane protein transport protein has protein sequence MNRCRRAAKALALAVGFIVIDAALDSSVAQAGGLYFSDRGVKPLSRGGAWIAGADDIGAIWYNPAGLADAGTSLMVDFAWLNHRSEFTRKTQVVDAAGTVRVYEFPTVEGKSPILPIPTIGGSYNFGQRKEFTLAGAVYAPYTALSSFPTVVDGQPAPQRYSLISLDGSALVGIGAWFAYKPIEQIRLGIGVGALVGAFTSTIFFNANPADRLIGAPEDPNYDAQGQLKANIISPTANVGATFVPDKHVRIGVSYNLPIWVNAPGSLKVRLPSAVLFDKASVSGDDVKVKFKLPGIFRVGVEVRPIEALRAEVAYVREFWGIHDRIDVYPENVALNNVTGFPSPYNVPSITLPRGFQDSNSFRVGAQYTVQIKEKYKIDFRAGFNYDQSAVPAPYLSALTIDLDKYTASLGGSLHVGNHWRLDAVYARIFAKDQEVSPAEAAVPRVNPVRGNPTATESINGGTYSASANVFGVGVNYKF, from the coding sequence ATGAATCGATGTCGTAGAGCCGCAAAGGCGCTTGCGCTTGCCGTCGGGTTCATCGTCATTGACGCGGCGCTCGATTCCTCGGTGGCGCAGGCGGGCGGTCTTTACTTCTCCGACCGGGGCGTAAAGCCGCTAAGCCGCGGCGGCGCATGGATCGCAGGTGCCGATGACATCGGAGCTATTTGGTACAACCCCGCCGGGCTCGCCGATGCGGGGACGAGCCTCATGGTGGACTTTGCGTGGCTCAATCATCGCAGCGAGTTCACGCGCAAGACACAGGTGGTGGACGCCGCAGGTACCGTGCGCGTCTACGAGTTTCCCACCGTCGAAGGGAAGTCGCCGATCCTGCCGATCCCCACGATCGGTGGCTCCTACAACTTTGGGCAGCGAAAAGAGTTCACCCTCGCGGGAGCGGTATACGCGCCATATACCGCGCTCTCGAGCTTTCCCACCGTGGTCGATGGGCAGCCCGCGCCGCAGCGCTACTCGCTCATCTCCCTCGACGGCTCGGCGCTGGTGGGCATCGGCGCATGGTTTGCGTACAAGCCCATCGAACAGATCCGGCTGGGCATCGGCGTGGGCGCGCTGGTGGGCGCCTTCACGAGCACCATCTTCTTCAACGCCAACCCGGCGGACCGTCTCATCGGCGCCCCGGAGGATCCGAACTACGACGCGCAGGGCCAGCTCAAAGCGAACATCATCAGCCCAACGGCCAACGTAGGTGCGACGTTCGTCCCCGACAAGCACGTGCGCATCGGCGTCAGTTACAACCTGCCGATCTGGGTCAACGCACCGGGCTCGCTCAAGGTGCGCCTTCCATCGGCGGTCTTGTTCGACAAGGCGTCGGTGTCGGGCGACGACGTCAAGGTCAAGTTCAAGCTGCCCGGCATCTTCCGCGTCGGCGTCGAGGTGCGCCCGATCGAAGCGCTGCGCGCGGAGGTGGCCTATGTGCGCGAGTTCTGGGGCATCCACGACCGCATCGACGTCTACCCCGAGAACGTGGCGCTCAACAACGTGACGGGCTTCCCCTCGCCCTACAACGTCCCCTCGATCACGTTGCCGCGAGGCTTTCAGGACAGCAACTCGTTCCGCGTGGGCGCGCAGTACACGGTGCAGATCAAAGAGAAGTACAAGATCGATTTCCGCGCCGGCTTCAACTACGACCAGAGCGCCGTCCCTGCGCCGTACCTCTCGGCGCTGACGATCGATCTCGACAAGTACACGGCCTCGCTCGGCGGCTCGCTCCACGTGGGCAACCATTGGAGGCTCGACGCCGTCTACGCGCGCATCTTCGCCAAGGACCAAGAGGTGTCGCCGGCGGAGGCCGCGGTGCCTCGGGTGAACCCCGTGCGCGGCAACCCGACGGCCACCGAGTCGATCAACGGCGGGACGTACAGCGCGAGCGCGAACGTGTTCGGGGTGGGTGTAAACTACAAGTTTTAG